AAACGCCTTGAGCAGTCCACCACAGACCGGTCAGGCCACCTTCGTTCGGCTCTCCCCGGCGGTGACGGGGATCTGCCAGCAGGACCCACCCTGAGGCAGCGTGTCGTTTGACCTCCGCCTCAGGGCGTCAATCACAAGCCAGACTTCAAGTATCGACGCTGCTCGGCCACCACTTGCTTCAACGCTGGTTTTGCATCACGACTGAAGTACGGGAAACTGGTGAAGGCATGCGGCATGGCGGGGTAGTCGCCTACAACGACCGGGACGTTCGCAGCACGCAGCGCCTCCGCGTACCGCAGGCCGTCGTCACGCAACGCGTCGTACCCGGCCACTTGAATGAGGGCGGGCGGCAAGTTCGTATGGCTCGGCGCTCGCAGTGGCGAAAGCCGCCAGTCCGTCCTCAACGTTCCTTCCGGAATGTAGAACCGTTCGTACGCCTTCATATCAGCCGCGTTGAGGATGATTTGATTTGCATGGCGTCGACGTGATTCCGACTCCTGACTCAAATCCGTGGCCGGGTAAATCAGCGCTTGATGGTGAATGACAGGGCCACCCTGATCTCGCGCGAGTAAGCACAGCACGGCCGCCAGATTGCCACCTGCACTTTCACCCATCACGCCGATTCGGCCTTCCGCGCCGAGAGCGGCCATGTTCGCCGCACTCCACTTCAGCGCATCGAAGCAGTCTTCCAGCCCCGCCGGGAACGGATGGGCAGGTGCCAAGCGGTACTCCACCGAGACGACCACGGCGTCGAGGTCAGCAGCGACCGTGCTGCTCATCCAGTCCGCTATGTTCAAATCCCCTTGAGCCCAGCCACCGCCGTGCAGTGCGAGAACCAAGGGCCTCGGTGCGCTGGTAGGACGCTCGGGCGTGTAGATACGGATGGGGATGTGACCCGCACGCCCTGGAATCATCCGGTTTTCCTGGCGCACCCCACGCCGAGGCCAGCCAGTGATGAGCCGAAAGACAAAGCCAGACTGCGGCGCGCTCGAGCGCTGAATCTGCTCTTCCGCGGTAAGGTCC
The Deinococcus yavapaiensis KR-236 DNA segment above includes these coding regions:
- a CDS encoding alpha/beta hydrolase, encoding MNPSSSDRHASTRRTARRIFRVGTLILLGAMAYRQYRLASRPVDASVPLDSRMRVLDALLKGLPGPVVADLTAEEQIQRSSAPQSGFVFRLITGWPRRGVRQENRMIPGRAGHIPIRIYTPERPTSAPRPLVLALHGGGWAQGDLNIADWMSSTVAADLDAVVVSVEYRLAPAHPFPAGLEDCFDALKWSAANMAALGAEGRIGVMGESAGGNLAAVLCLLARDQGGPVIHHQALIYPATDLSQESESRRRHANQIILNAADMKAYERFYIPEGTLRTDWRLSPLRAPSHTNLPPALIQVAGYDALRDDGLRYAEALRAANVPVVVGDYPAMPHAFTSFPYFSRDAKPALKQVVAEQRRYLKSGL